The following nucleotide sequence is from Cicer arietinum cultivar CDC Frontier isolate Library 1 chromosome 2, Cicar.CDCFrontier_v2.0, whole genome shotgun sequence.
aaaaaattgaaaatgggGTGGAGTGGGTAAggtgagagagaaaaaaaaaatgagggaGTGAGATGGAAAGAGGGTGAGAGTGAGTAAAGTTAGAATTGAGGTTAGATTgttttatctatatttatttatttattattattattattaattattattattattattattattttatatataaatatatatataatacttaAATGTTAGTGGACACTATGCTAAATATTACATGACAACCCAGAGGTCAGTGATCTTCTATTGTCCCTatttaagagaaaataaaaaacatgaatgTAGTCACtacttgttttaattttttttgtatttgtcGTGTATATATATANNNNNNNNNNNNNNNNNNNNNNNNNNNNNNNNNNNNNNNNNNNNNNNNNNNNNNNNNNNNNNNNNNNNNNNNNNNNNNNNNNNNNNNNNNNNNNNNNNNNNNNNNNNNNNNNNNNNNNNNNNNNNNNNNNNNNNNNNNNNNNNNNNNNNNNNNNNNNNNNNNNNNNNNNNNNNNNNNNNNNNNNNNNNNNNNNNNNNNNNNNNNNNNNNNNNNNNNNNNNNNNNNNNNNNNNNNNNNNNNNNNNNNNNNNNNNNNNNNNNNNNNNNNNNNNNNNNNNNNNNNNNNNNattaaaacattaaatatattaataaaatattaaaattttcatttttatatatgaaattgtagaaaaatcaaaatttcaattcaatagttaaattttttttcttaataaatgtttttaaaacatttgttatgatcatttacatatatatttttattaaaaacagcGTGACATTAAAAGCTGTAAAATTCTTTTTATACATAAAAccgaaaattatttaaaaattctatgTATATAAGGCTCGACGGAATAGCATTTTGTAATTCTTTAagtctaacaaaaaaaaatgtttaaagttTTTGCATACATAATGAAAAACACaataatcaaaagaaaaaaattaattatttttactaaactACTTATTAATTATGGTGAATTTTTcactattatcaatataaattataaataaaattttaaaaattatatatatatatataataatcataaaaaattaatataagaaCAAATAATTTAAGTTACACTAAAAATTACGACTAACATTGgtctacaatttttttaacgTGACATCATTGATTGTGATACTAAGGAAGTATAAGGGTTTCAATGACATTTTGTCAATAAACATAATTTAAGGACACGTCCTTTAAATGACCCAACAAAAAAAGGACACGGTCCTTTAAACAAAATTAAGCTAATAAGCTACCTACCTAGTTGACAAAAAAAGAAGCTAATAAGCTACCTATTTCTTTTAGTTTCTTGTGTCATATTGGTGAACGATTCaagtgaaattttataaatagtttgaACTTTGGGTAGTTGAATTGGTTACTTTTATATTGATGAACAATTTGAATTCCATAATTATGATGTTAGATCATGCTTGGCCATAATCATGTTTGTCattattacttaaaaattacttattttattttcaaaaatgtataaagaaaataataagaattaCAAAATTTTGTACTCAccaaattttatacaaattctTGATGAGaagagaataaataaaaataaagtgaagattttattaaagtaaacTCTCAATTGGGTTTTATGAGTGTCACCAAGTAGTCTTATGAAGTGTTGGTCTCATTCtaaaatcataatcaattcctcCATTATGGTgacacaaacaaaaaataaataaataaacaaatcaaCCACACCTAAAATCCTTTTCTTCCTTAATATAGTCATGAATTGTATATAAGAAAACAATATCAACTTCCTCATATGTTAATGACATAAGCTAGAATTTATAGtcatataattcaaataaattcaacCATTGTATACTTAAGAGACATTCATTGCAAGCATCATTACTTTGGAAAAGATAAACACTATATGAACATTGtaattggaaagaaaaaaaaaagcaggtGTATGTTCTGTTTAATCTAACTTCCTTAACAAATATGCAACTTGAACTTCTTTTGTCAATGGCATGATCCAATCACTATACAAATCAGCAACCAACCTTGGATTTATTTTGTACACTGGCTCAGCTCTTTGTTCCTTCATATTTATAATCACTTCTTGTCCATAAGTTTTGGCTTTCATTTCTACTCTCCTTTTAATTGCTTCTTCAACTTCAGGATATGTAAGCAATTCCATCAACTTATCCTTGTCCTGCATATTTGTCGcgataaaagaaaatttataatgcgtaaaaaattcaatttacaaTCTTATATCACAAAAACGAAAATGAAACCATAATGTGTCACTTTGCAATTTACAATGGTTGGAAACTCCTCAAAGTTGAAAACATGTTCATCAAAATCAGTACTATTTTCATGGTTCTAAATTGTCGTTGCAGTTACGCTGCAAAACTTGATATTGTTGCAAATGCAGCCGCAACTGCGGTTGCAAAGCCATTGCAGCGATCTCTAAAACCTTCATATTTTGACCACAATTGCAGATGCAATTCTGGTTCGGACCGCAACTTAGAACTATGACAGTAACTAAATACATTTAATGATTTATAAAGGACAGAACATACCTACAGTACCATAAGTGCTTTATGTGTTGTTTTCCACTAAAAATAGCATGAAAGTTAAGATTCTAAAGACATTTTTGCAAAAGGCTGTTATGGACATTCTTAGTGGAAAATAACACCTAGGATACTATATTTTGTctatttacaaacataaatgatattttaacacaaatttaacaacaaaaatctaCAACAATTTGAATGGTTAATGCTGTTTAAATATGTTGTTAATTATGTTTAGTAGtggttaattaatataatagcATACATGATTTTCAGGTGTTTGAAATGTACATGATATCCATTATAACCATTCAAATTATGTTAGAACATACATGATTTTCAGGTTTTCAAATATACATGATATCTATTAATTAACCACAACTTGTGCTCAAATATACACCTGAAATTGTAGTTAATAACATTCAAAATCGTGGTTAATTATGTTTTGTGGACAGTTAATGAATTTCGACATCTTGTTATATTCATTAACCATCTACTAAATGTAATTAACCATGTATTTGAATTGCATTAGTCATCCAAATTATAGTCGGATTTTGTGTCAAAATAACACAAATCATTTATAAATTGTACAAAACAACTTATGGCACAAAAAATAGCATGATGAGGCGATTACTACTTTGATCGCGTTCGATGTGGATTCACCCTTTGATAATAGTATAGTGAAATTTGAAGAAtgtggaaaaataaaaaagaattatattgAAGTGTGGCCTTCTGAAAGGTATTTGTACCTGTGCTATAATAGCAGCTTTATATGAATCTGGAGCAGCTTGAAATTTTGCCTCAGCTACAAATTTTCCATAATGGATTCTCTTTGAGAGAGCCTGCAGTCACAAAAAAAATCACAAGTTTTCATCAATATAAGAACCAAAATTTGCAATTATTACAATATTCAGCAATGAAAGACAAAATCACCACATGGCAcatattttcatttcttttaagAAACGTCCCCTTAACATGATATATCCTGTTATAGCTCAGCTGGTTTGAGCTAAGGGTTGGAGGACTTAAAGGATGTGACCAAGGTTCAAACTCTAGCAAAAGAGAAAATACTAATGACATTTTATGTTTTGAGATACCTTAATATTAAGTAAGTCCCCCAATTATCATTTCAATTTAGACTTTGTTTGGATAAACAGCTTAATTAAGTGcttatatataaactatttctataacaaaagataaaataaaatcaaactcttttCATACAAGCTACAAgctattttcataagctattcTCAAGTGCTTATGGAACTAAGATGAAAATAACTTATGGATATGTCATAGGTTTTTTCCGTAAGCTCTCCCATACAATCTCACAAACACTTGTATCATATAGGCTCAAATGAAATAAGTCAATTCAAATAGACTCTTCGACATGAATTTAATTAAAGGAAACTAATAATATGTACCTGCAAACACATTACATCACAAACAGAAGAGGATCCCAAGTTACCATCATCTCCTTCTTTGACTAATTGTGGAATAAGAACTCTGAAGTATACACTCCATactttatcatttatatttattgattcAGCAACAGGGTGCAACACCTATTCACACATTACATACAAATTCAATGAAGAATCAATTAGTACAACACCAATTCACTGGGCGAAGAAGCTACCAGCagagaattaaaaaatcatatgatAGGACTAAGTTATTCCCAAATTATGCGTTGTTTTCGAGACTGTTTTTCTTTACACTTTGTTTTAGGCTCTATTTGAATAAACAACTGAATTAACCGCTTACAGCATAAACACTTATCATATAAGTGCTTATGTAcaaattgttttcataagctatcctTGAGAACTAGTGAAATAAGCTGAAAATAGCTTATAGACATGTCAATGTATCATAAGTTGTTTCTATAAGCTCTTCTAAATTGTCTCTTACTGTTATTTTTACTCTATGAAATGAGTTGAAATAGTTTAATAAAACTATACTGTCGTAGAAATAATTGAAAAGATGAAGCAATCATTTCAGTTGAATCAGAAAGCATAGTTCTGCACATGTGACTAATATTTTTGCAGCGAAACAACATCCTCAAGGAACAACTTTGATTATTGTTGAGAAATATCATTTGTGAGTGTTGTAAACACCAAAATATCGAGTCGATTCCTACtcataaaaaagatatataatttaCCTGAGGGTATTGCAATGGCGGTAACAACGGTTCGGGTAGACCGGCAGGAAAGAATGGATGTTCATCGGGGCTCTTGTATCTACCAACCTTCAATGTAATGAAAACCAATCAAGGAAATTAAAACTTAGCATTAgaaaaatttcattttgataATTGATTTTCAGGTTTAAGTACATACCTTAGCATGAAGCTTCTCAGTTTCCCTAACCATGTATTCAACCAAAGAGCCATGAAATCCATCCATGGAGAAGGCGTCAGGGTCATAAGTATCTTCATTGTAACAATATTGCGCTCGCTCCAAAAGGGAAAATATTATGCTATCCTCTTGACGAATCAATGAATGTCTTATATGATCAAGTGTCAAGTTATCACTTCCATCAATCCTTTTCTTTGTTGACACTGATCTAcacaaaagagaaagaaaaaaaggtaaTTAGAAAATTTGAATAGACCAACATACAATACACACAAATTTTGCAATTGTAAATTTAAGAGGATGAAACACGCAAGTACAGAAAACTGCGAATGCGAAAACATAAGGCATGAGAGTGAAAACTGATTGAATCATTAACTGCGAATAGCTTGTCTTAATCTGTTAAGAATTGTCACATTTAGTTTAAATATATCAAGTACTACCAAAGTAGAGTCCAGGTACTAAAGTATGAACAAAACATTAGGTAAGTATAGCTGAAATAGAATAAACAATTAAAGAAAGAAAtctatatatatgaatatgttaCTCCCTCCATTCCATTTTAATTGTCATTTTCTAACTTTTTACACATACCAAGATAATCAATAAAGTTAACTACTTttgatgttatttttatctttttcatataatatccttaatcatttattatctTATCTCATATATTTCTCTCTTTACAATAAATAACTAAGGCTATTATCaacaaatcaataattaatgttGCATTGAACTTTGAAAACGACAGTTAAATAAGAACAAAATTTTCCTGCAAATGTGACAATTAAAAAGGAACTGAAGGAGTATAAATCTATCAGAAAAATAGGCAAAATTTGAAGGCAGAACATAATCTAACTAAATTGGGAAAGAACTAAAAAAAAGGTGAAAATTAAAGGAAGATTGATCGACAATATCAAGGTTTTTATGTCTCTGCCATCGCAACATTTGACCACAATTCTCGATGATTGAAACCCAACCGTGATGACACCACATACCATGATTGAGGCTAATCAACCACACCATTTGACTGTGATTCTCGTTAATATCAAGAATCAGGATCCCAATTTTAAACAGTGATAGTGATTATAATctgagttttaaaaataaatgtcaaTCTGGGCCATGACATAACACTTTTTATATTGCCAAAACCGGTCACAATTGAGGCTGCTTATTAGTTATTACTTCAATTCTCTGCAATATCAACGATCGCGACGTGACCTCAACTGTTCCTATTATCCAAAACcatgattataaatttaaaccACGGTTATAAACAGACTGTGATCAAGAATGGCATCGGCCTCATTTGACTGTGATTCTCCACAATATCAAAAATCAGCTGTTATTTGAAACCATGATTATAAACACAACCGTGATTGAGAATCGCGGTCAAATGCTATTTAAAACCATGATTATAATCactgtttaaaataaaatgcaatagaACTAAGAACAAATGGAACTAACCCTGATAACTAAAATGCTAATATTGCAATTACATATTAAAAACTTGATAAATGAAGAATTGAAATAGTAACAATAACaccaaaaatagaaaaattgaaaGTGTGGAGTACTGACCCAATAGAAGAAGCAGCATGTGCCTTAACAGAAAGATTGAATTTTTGGGGGAAAAATGCAATGggttggaaagaaaaaaaagagggTCGAGTTGTTAGATGAAAAGAAGAAAAGGGTGTTGAAGGTTTGTAGGTAATGGTAGCTCTAAGAACCTTAGACTCCATTAGAGAAACCAAAATTGGGAAAGTAACAAGAAAAAGAATTGAAACAAATAAGAATGAACAAAAAGTGAAACGTAAGAGGGTTATGTTTGGTTTGTTGTGTTGTGTGGTTAACGGTTGTTGTTGGTGACTGAAAAATTCAACTCAAAACTCAAAACTCAAAAAGGTGTTCATTTTTTTATTGGGATGCAAATTAGGTGTTTGGATTTATATAGTTTTcataaaagtttatatttttaatgattcaataatattaattgattaaaaaaattatttatttataaaattaagatttaatttatatagaaTGTAATAGATAaaagtgtttgatttttataataatatattattaagtttgtatctcaaaaaaatataaaaaaaaaagtgtcatattttttagatgtgcatgcaattaaaattttattatatacaaGTAAAAAAGGTGtgtttatttttagtaaaatataaatggTGTTGTTATTATAAGTGGTTGTAATTGTAGTAGGTGGGAGGGTCTATCAGAGTATCACTTACCAAACCATTCAAACATTTTTCACACTCACCTTAAAACTTGTCTAATTTCATCAATTTTATAAAGAGTAATTTCTCtgtaataaaatacaaattaatatatttaatttaaaatttataatactaTTCTCTcgcttttattatttatttataagattctattatattttgtatgcttattaaaataaaattaatagtgCAATTAATATATTGTGTATGACAACTATTAAATCACTATTTGTATAGAGATGATTTCATATTAACTTTTTACATTACAAAACAAGTTGGtggtattaataaaaaatatatttgaaaaaagaataataaaatatatatataaaatttacataatcttatctttaaaaataaaaaaataaaaaaattaaaagaagtcTTATAATTAGGAATTGGTCAACCAAACTAAAAGCAACATAttccttttaattaatttatttaattagatgtgatTTTTATTGATCACCCAAAAAAAAGGAATTTCGTTATAAAAAATTGGaacttttagttatattttagaaaaactaAGTGAGctagtaaataaatttttaaaattatgagtctcgatcaaaatatttataaatcttataaatttatatatatatatatatatatatatatctttaaaatagtaatgaatagtcaaaataatatatccgttaatttgtatttttagagactataaataaaaaatgtttcttAGACTAGGTTATAATAACTTTATGCAAATGTTAATGAGGGTAGtaattagtataaaaaattaataataatattttttatttcaaatccCATATTTAGTATAATTAAATACTAGTACTTTACTTTTTTCTAAATCATTAACTTTTAGGTGGAGGTTGCTATCTGTTACCAAACTATCCAAATTCGTCCCACACTTATCTTATAACTGGTCTGCTTTCATCAATGATGGAAAGTGGAAACatgttgtttttatatatttttttatttattatgagttttataaattgaatgAACATATTGGGAAAGTAGCACAAGATAGCTGCCAGATTTtgtaaattaacaaatttatcttaaatattacattttattggtcaaaataattaacttgtttttttactaaaaaagtaattaattagttaaCTTTTAGTAAATTATAGATGGAAGTTTATGATTTTAaacgaaataattttttagattatgTCATAACTTTATGCAAATGTTAATGAGTATTGAGTGTATAGAAATTGGTATGAAATTAATTTGTCAAGAAAAGTTTTTGATAAATTAAGAACAAACGACTTTTATTATAATGAGAGAAGTTTGTTACCTAATTGTCTAAAAACTAAAAGTCCActattcaattttcttttatgtatCCACGAATATATAGCTGGCAATACAATCCCAAAGTCTCAAATCCCTTCTTCAAAATTAAGtctctattaaaataaattttttaagacttcgacacataatttcattatttttccGAAAATTATATTACGTACTCCACATTTGAATCTGTCACTCCTCAATCAacgtaaaaatataattttgtcgttctataaaattttcaattttttttaacactcaTTTTTTCACCTCATCTTCCGAAACTTTAAAGAAATCATCGTAACTTTTgaatatttctaaatttttgaaataaaaaaaagtaagtgCCTTCGAATTTTTCATACCttcgaaataattttttttcaaatttttgaataatctgaaatttttgaaattgagaaaatttcaaaactttctatatttagaaactttcaaaactttttcCAAATTTAGAAACTTACGAAACTTTATAGATTtagaaacttttgaaagtttccaaatttaaaaacttttgaaaCATTCAAGATTTAGAAACTTTGAAAATATAGAAGGTTTCGAAATTTtctctatttcgaaagttttagagctcgaaactttcgaaattctgaaaaatttcaatttcaaaacttttgaaaaaatttatttcaaaggTATGAAAAATTCGAGTGcatttactttttttgttttaaaaatttgaaaatattcaaaagttaCGATGAATTCTTTAAAGTTTCGAAAGAGGAGGTGAAAAAATgagtggtaaaaaaaattaaaggttttataaaatgacaaaattgtattttcacgtTGATTTAGGGAGTGACATGTTTAGGTGTAAGGGGTGTGTGGTAGAATACTCTATTTTTTACGGGCTTAAGTGAGGGGCTAAAGGATTCATATGTGCAATGTTTTATTAATTGAgatactttttataaaaaattttgatatttatttttttcaaaaaaatatcgaaaaaatttctcaataaaatctaaattatttttttctcaaaaaattttgtgagcaaaatcaaaatattattttttttgaaaaaattgattttttttctcgaataaaaaaaaatttgagaaaaaaattgtaaatctttttttttatcatctaagtgtcgcggcctaaaatttcgagttttcctcgaattcaatggagtcgccaccaaaatttatttttaaaatagggaaaatattggaaaatccttaaaaatagaaagaaaaaaatgtaaaaatggtctttgaaaccagattttaagttcgggagtcgattatgtgTTGGGAagatattagcaccctacgacatccgttaacatacggttacctataattaattgtgcaaaattatatcaacttaaatatatttatttttctttattattaaatatgaatataaattatttttttataaatgtgatttttgagataaaaatgtgttaaaaagagtagaaaaaagaaagtttttattagtgtgcttgacaagagcatgatcttgctcctacgtatctcccggtgcgatggagaaatcaaagctacgtagttcttgggtagaaaatgcggatgtgttgattgcttttacagaaattgtgttttgttgttgataaaaacaaaaaaaaaaaagttgttttgactggaagaaaaaaaaaagaaatagtttatttgatttgaataattattttgaaaaaaaaaatgagttttaagacTATCAAATTATACAACTTGTGTATcaaaaactcaaggagtaaagAGATGTATCATCTACTTATTCcgtttaaaaatatcttttattattttcgattttttaattgagttttaaagccaccaagtggtacaacttatgttttaacaactcaaagattaaaaagatgtaacatctaattaatctaatatttatttattgtaaatgttttttttaaataaacaaatacacATAGAGAGAAATAAACTTCATTATTAagagagagtgagagagaaCAAACTCACAAAAAAATGCCACGAAACGGGAGTTGCTTGCGGTGGTGGTTCGTCTATGGTCGAAGTTTACGGTGGTGGCTGTGTGGACTCTCTGACGGTAGTGCTCGTGGTGGTGATATGCGAAGGTCGATTGGATGATGGTTTCCCAAGGGATTGcaaataatgatgaagatggtgATGTGTGGTTCATGCTCTCTCTAACTTTCTATATTTTAAGAAGATTGTGTTTTTCTTTGTTGATCTTAGAAGCAAAGAAGAACTCTATTTTCTCTATTCTCATTTTTTAGGAAAATCCCTCCGCCCCCCCCCCCCAAACTAAATtttgtttctcaatttataGGCTACATCGATGAATCGTTGCGTCTAGTAGATACATTGAGTTCTGATTTTTCTATTGTTTTACATAAATTATAGAGTGACAATTGAATATGAGACTTCTACTttttgatggagtgcaaagttgGTGAAGATGAAACTTCTATTTTTTGATGGAATGCAAAGTTTGATTgagtgcaaagtttgatggagtgtaaagtttgatgaagaTGAGACTTCTATTTTTTGATGGAATGCAAAGTTTGATTGAGTGCAAAGTTGGTGAATATTCAAAAGGAGATAAACATGGAAGCTTAAAATGTGGAGAACGAAAATTTGTACTATTTCTaccaaaaacaatatttttatttgttttgttagttattgttactttttatttgtctttttatatttttatgatttaaattgGACACTTTGTTAAAACATCAATGAGTATGTAGGCTCAATTATTGGAGTAgattaagagtttaattttgattttttttgaaattttttggtaCAATAAAATGTGatcgtaaatatataaaattaaggaCATTATTATGAcgtattattttttgaaatattttttaaatggtcGGACAAAATTGGGTACTACACTAAACCCGCAAAATTTTAGAGACTTTTTAGTTTTGAGGATCTTTTAaagtatgaaattttttatctcTCCAACATTTGGACTAAATTCAATAATTAGTGGCATTGTAAAATTGAAAACTCTATCTATGAATCTTATATGGAgcactatttttttaattcaaagtcaaatattctttattttaatatattaacgTCAAattccaaataattttttttattgaaaaatcaaCGTAACCAAATAAGCTAGCTACACTATAATAACTTTTCATTCTCCTTGAGGGTTTGTATAACGTAATCTATAATATATTgacatttaatataaataataactttCTTTCATGAAATACAAATAG
It contains:
- the LOC101500698 gene encoding chorismate mutase 1, chloroplastic, with the translated sequence MESKVLRATITYKPSTPFSSFHLTTRPSFFSFQPIAFFPQKFNLSVKAHAASSIGSVSTKKRIDGSDNLTLDHIRHSLIRQEDSIIFSLLERAQYCYNEDTYDPDAFSMDGFHGSLVEYMVRETEKLHAKVGRYKSPDEHPFFPAGLPEPLLPPLQYPQVLHPVAESININDKVWSVYFRVLIPQLVKEGDDGNLGSSSVCDVMCLQALSKRIHYGKFVAEAKFQAAPDSYKAAIIAQDKDKLMELLTYPEVEEAIKRRVEMKAKTYGQEVIINMKEQRAEPVYKINPRLVADLYSDWIMPLTKEVQVAYLLRKLD